The following coding sequences are from one Thunnus maccoyii chromosome 17, fThuMac1.1, whole genome shotgun sequence window:
- the ankrd6b gene encoding ankyrin repeat domain-containing protein 6b isoform X1, producing the protein MSQQDAAEVLALSERLLIASHKGQADNVVQLINKGAKVAVTKYGRSPLHLAAYKGHIEVVRILLKAGCDLDIQDDGEQTALHRAAVVGNSDVISALIQEGCALDRQDKDGNTALHEVSWHGFSQSVKLLVKAGANVHAKNKAGNTALHLACQNGHAQSSKVLLLGGSRPDSKNHAGDTCLHVAARYNHVAMIRILLGAFCSVSEKNLAGDTPLHVAAALNHKKTVRLLLEAGADSRICNNAGQTALDQAREHNNPDVALLLTKAPQVQSFVRGRSLRKRRDKLKAEGRAQSVPRDEMLPCKDSASAADDTQSSDRAACKHAEVTESNTRKGKNRKQKEKPSLSDPLRRRETRNSEAFHRRKGKLRGISPHASIPPHNYKAYQLYTLYRGKDGKIMQAPLNGCRCEPLISKLENQLEATKEEMKTEIHTVQDLMNSKMGQLDRKNKHQIRALDKMTVERVSAERSECVQRIEQKAMQERLETEKRQQASLVSELKSWCLSKLQNMEGRVTGDPSSTKLQRSSSVAEGLNDAEGAGLTVLPATQGGSSQCLELQDSPALLHSSRAEASVAEGGSANHYFVVHVESSPDGDKAHNADITSPAAARSPLMSTQVVRPKERTTISAKPQDLQDVDLTVCGVSSSRRHRASSLSPATERRCSSSRTDSRLRERERGRDRGKHHKKHSQGRTKSRGAAGVKTLEVFGDQPSEPSFAQEKDNMHALEVTQYFFEAVSTQMERWYERKVQEARWQADQRAQADRAALIERITYLEDELRMLRTNRHDDC; encoded by the exons TATGGCAGAAGCCCCCTGCACTTGGCTGCCTACAAAGGCCACATTGAGGTTGTGCGTATCCTGCTCAAAGCTGGCTGCGACCTGGACATCCAAGACGAT GGGGAGCAGACGGCGTTACACCGGGCTGCAGTCGTGGGAAACAGTGACGTTATCAGCGCTCTCATCCAGGAAGGGTGTGCACTGGACAGGCAGGACAAG GATGGCAACACGGCTCTCCATGAGGTGTCCTGGCACGGCTTCAGTCAGTCTGTCAAACTGCTGGTGAAGGCTGGAGCCAACGTTCACGCTAAAAACAAG gcaGGAAACACAGCTCTCCACCTTGCATGTCAGAACGGTCACGCTCAGAGCTCCAAGGTTCTTCTACTGGGAGGCTCCAGGCCCGACAGCAAGAACCAT GCAGGAGATACATGTCTGCATGTAGCGGCCCGTTACAACCATGTGGCTATGATCCGCATCCTGCTGGGAGCCTTTTGCTCCGTGTCAGAGAAGAACCTG gctggGGACACACCGCTACACGTGGCAGCTGCTCTGAATCACAAGAAGACAGTACGTCTACTGCTGGAGGCAGGAGCTGACAGCCGCATCTGCAACAAT gcaGGTCAGACAGCTTTGGACCAGGCCAGAGAACACAACAACCCAGACGTGGCTCTTCTCCTGACCAAAGCTCCACAG gtgcaGAGCTTTGTGCGTGGCAGGAGcttgaggaagaggagagacaaGCTAAAGGCAGAGGGCAGAGCTCAGTCTGTGCCCAGAGATGAGATGCTGCCCTGTAAG GACAGTGCATCTgctgcagatgacacacagagcagtgacCGAGCCGCCTGCAAACACGCTGAGGTGACCGAGTCAAACACCAGGAAGGGAAAGAACaggaagcagaaagaaaag CCATCATTGTCAGACCCCCTCCGCCGCAGAGAGACCAGGAACAGTGAAGCCTTTCACAGGAGGAAAGGCAAACTGCGAGGAATCTCGCCTCATGCATCCATCCCTCCACACAACTATAAGGCCTATCAGCTCTACACGCTGTACCGAGGAAAGGATGGCAAAATCATGCAG GCTCCTCTGAACGGCTGCCGCTGTGAGCCTCTCATCAGTAAACTGGAGAACCAGCTGGAGGCCACTAAGGAAGAGATGAAGACCGAGATCCACACTGTGCAGGACCTGATGAACAGCAAGATGGGCCAGCTGGACCGCAAGAACAAGCACCAG ATACGAGCTCTTGATAAGATGACAGTGGAGAGAGTGTCAGCAGAGAGGAGCGAGTGTGTGCAGAGGATCGAACAGAAGGCCATGCAGGAGAGactggagacagagaagagacag CAGGCGTCCCTGGTCAGTGAGCTGAAGAGCTGGTGTCTGTCCAAGCTGCAGAACATGGAGGGTCGTGTCACAGGAGACCCCAGCAGCACCAAGCTGCAGcgctcctcctctgtggcagaGGGCCTGAACGATGCAGAAGGAGCCGGCCTCACCGTACTGCCTGCCACCCAGGGAGGCAGCTCCCAGTGCCTGGAGCTCCAGGACAGCCCTGCACTCCTACACTCCAGCAGGGCCGAGGCCAGCGTAGCAGAGGGCGGCTCAGCCAACCACTACTTTGTGGTTCATGTGGAGAGCTCTCCAG ATGGTGATAAGGCTCATAATGCTGACATCACCTCTCCTGCAGCAGCCAGGAGCCCACTCATGTCTACCCAGGTGGTTCGTCCAAAGGAGCGCACGACGATCTCTGCAAAGCCTCAGGACCTGCAGGATGTGGACTTGACGGTGTGCGgggtgagcagcagcaggaggcaCAGGGCCAGCAGTCTGTCTCCGGCCACAGAGCGccgctgcagcagcagcaggactgaCAGCAGGctcagagagagggagcgaggcCGGGACAGAGGGAAGCACCACAAGAAGCATTCACAGGGCAGGACTAAGTCTAGAGGGGCCGCAGGGGTCAAGACCCTGGAGGTCTTCGGAGACCAACCCAGCGAGCCCTCCTTCGCTCAGGAGAAGGACAACATGCACGCTCTGGAGGTGACGCAGTACTTCTTCGAGGCGGTGTCGACGCAGATGGAGCGCTGGTATGAGAGGAAGGTGCAGGAGGCTCGCTGGCAGGCTGATCAGAGGGCTCAGGCCGACAGAGCGGCACTGATCGAGAGGATCACATATCTGGAGGACGAACTCCGCATGCTAAGGACTAACAGACATGATGACTGCTGA